The DNA sequence ACCTCAcgggaaagaaaaacattgctgGCTCAATTCATCACTTTGTGATGATGCAGAATTATAAATGCGCTATAAAGATACAGATCAAATTATTCAAAGAATAAAAgtaccccctccacacacacacatatgcagacttCCAGCTATGCTTATActtctaataataatgataaggGGTTTATAGGAGGCTGTCCCGAGTCCAAAGTGAGTCGTGCGAAATGTCAGAAAGTAAAATGACCTTTCACTGTAACGTTAAACCGCTGCTGGCTAATCCGCAGGGCGATATGGAGCGGCTGTCTAGAGACGGTGAATGTAGGGAATTTCAGTTCATCAAACCGCATTCGCTGTCTTCGCGTCCCGTGTGATCTGTGTGAGGCTACGCGGCTCCGCGCAATCAATGCCTTCATTCAATTCCCCATGAAACGCGGGTCAAAATGTATCTTAGCAACCAAGCCCGACCGAGACACAGTATGGCAGATCTAACAGCGTCTTTACAACAAAACGCTGATTACAGTTTCGTCTGGAAATAAAAAGCCATGTCCAATGTCTCACTAGCCTGTGAGAATATGCATTCCTTCCcgatatttattttaagcatCGTACACGTGCTGGGATTAACCAAAATATTGTCTATTATATTTTGAAGACTTGTTTGGCTTGAGATGTGACTTCAAAGCTGGGTGTCATACGAAGGTATCTATGATATGCGTTGGGATGCGTTCACAGGCTGATACTACTAATCTGACATGGTATTACATGTCTCCTCATAATTATGAATGTCAGCAAGCCGAACAGAAGCAGAGATTGCCATGCTGTCGCGTTTAAAGCACCGGAGAAACGGCGGGGTGACTGTACAAAGCGATGCTCggtgattttcttttctttttctctccctggcTCAGAATCGCCCGCTGTTCCTATAGTTATTGCTTTGTCACCCTCATTCCAGGAACTGAAGCGCCAGCCAGCCAGTGACTCATActccctacaggccacacagtgccACAGGATACTGATCAGGGAGTTGTACTTCATAGTGCTGAATCTATGGAACAGTAAACCCTTCTAAATGTTTCTTATACAACAAGTCGCCAGTTCcagttctggggggggggggggggaggagtttgtGCGGAATCACGACTAGCCCGTGTCATGTGACCGATGACTGGGTGACTGTGCTCTCTGGCCCCCATCACAGGCACCCAAAAATACCAAGAAGAAAACAGCAGAGGGGGCCAATTCCAACGTCTTCACCCTGTTCGAGCAGGCCCAGATCCAGGAGTTTAAGGAAGTGAGGATCTTCCCATCGGTCTTTCTCTGCTATTTCTGTCTGTCTACaaaatgctctctccctctattacttcctccctgtctctttatcactcccacttcctctctctttctactaTAATGAcacgtatgtgtgtcagtgttaaagTGCTCCACTCGAGTCGGGTGGTTTTGCTCACCAGCTGACTGTCATGGTTCCTGTGTCCAGGCTTTCACCATCATGGACCAGAACAGTGACGGATTTATCGACAAGAATGACCTGAGAGACACCTTCGCTGCCTTGGGTGCGTACGGACATCTTAGTGTTTGCAATAAGGGGAGGAGGAACTCAGAACATGTTACATAATCAGAATTTGGCAATTTGGCATTCTGAAATATTGTGTTGTCATTTCCTTTGCTTCCAATCCCAGCCACAAGCTGGCCAGAGATGTTGTAAATATTGAACCAATATAGAAATTATGTATCAATGGTGGGCTGTGCATTCATTTATCTTAAAGCTGATTATGCTTCCTAATTGGTGGATTAGGATGATGAGCGTGTGTCAAAATTGGCGATTTCCCCTCAGAGATGATCATGTGTGCCTCCTGACTGGTGGATTTTCCCTCTGAAATCACCATGTGCACATTCTGATCGGTGGATTTCCCCTCAGAGATGACTGTGTTCTTCGGCAGGTCGTCAGAATGTGAAGCAGGAAGAGATAGACATGATGCTGAAGGACGCTCCAGGCCCGATAAACTTCACCGTGTTTCTGACCATGTTTGGAGAGAAGCTGAAAGGTgtgtaattaatataatataatataatataatataacataacataacataacataacataacataacataatataatataatataacataacataacataacataacataacataatataatataatataatataatataatataatataaaggGAATGCATAATTGCAGGTCACGTAATGCAGATGTATTGTTGGACTGTTCCTGTAGGTGCTGACCCAGAGGAGACCATCCTAAACGCCTTCAAAGTGTTTGACCCTGAGGGGAAGGGCATTCTGAAGAAGGAGTAGTGAGtcctgtgtgaatgcatgcagtCACTGAGCCCCCAATCACCCCTGTGAACCCCTCTTTCCTGAGACCCCAATCCtttgtgaacacacacatttaccgagcccttctctctctccagcatcGCCCAGATGCTCACCACTCAGGCAGAGAGGTTCTCCGCAGTAGAGGTGAGCAgcagacatcacacacacacacacacacacacacacacacacacacacacacacgcacacacacacacacacaccacacacacacacacacacacacaccacacacacacacaccacacacacaccacacaccaccacgcacgcacacgcacacgcacgcacacacacacgcaccacaccacacacgcacaccacgcacacacacgcacacacgcacacacacacacacacgcacgcacacacacacgcacacacacgcacacacacacacacacgcacacacacacacacacacaccacacacacacacacaccacacacacacacacatcacacacacacaccacacacaccacacacacacacacacacaccacacaccacacacacacacacacgtgcacatgcacacacacacacgtgcacatgcacacacacacacacacgcacacacacacacacacacgcacacacacacacacgcgcacacacacacgcacacacatgcacacgcacacacacgcacacacacacacacacacacacacacacacacacgcacacacacacacacacacacacatgcacacgcacacacacgcacacgcacacgcacgcacacgcacgcacacacacgcacacacacacacacacacacacgcacgcacacacacgcacacacgcacacacgcacacacacacgcacgcacacgcacacacacacacgcacacacacgcacacacacacacacgcacgcacacatgcacacacacgcacacacacacgcacacacacgcacacacacacatgcacacgcacacacacacacatttacagtgtaTCTGTATGATTTGCTGTGTTGTGTATCTGTATGATTTTCTGTGTTGCGTATCTGTATGATTTGCtgtgttgtgtatctgtgtgattTTCTGTGTTGTGTATCTATATGATTTGCTGTGTTGTGTATCTGTATGATTTTCTGTGTTGCGTATCTGTATGATTTGCTGTGTTGTGTATCTGTATGATTTTCTGTGTTGTGTATCTATATGATTTGCTGTGTTGTGTATCTGTATGATTTTCTGTGTTGCGTATCTGTATGATTTGCTGTGTTGTGTATCTATATGATttgctgtgttgtgtatttgtatgATTTGCTGTGTTGTGTATCTGTATGATGTGCTGGTTTGTGTATCAGGAGTCAACTCTCACCTGGACACTCTCACCGTCTTTTCAGATTGAGCAGATGTTCACCGCCTTCCCTCCAGATGTGGCTGGTAATCTTGACTACAAGAACCTGGTCTATATCATCACACATGGGGAAGACAATGACCAGGAGTAAGAACCCCCAAGAACCAATTTTCTGTAGACACGCCAATTTTTACAACACCTCTCCCCTTCTCGTTCACCCCCGCCCAGCTGTAAATAAGCGGTAGCTCCTGCAAGGCCAGCATACCAGCTAACgcaaaacattctcacaatgttgctgccatgtagtggcaatgttataacgttgacaaaacattttagtaacattgtgagaacattttgtgttagctgggatgTCACTAGCTGCTTATTTCTCCATTTACTCTGTTACTTACACTCTGAcacctttaaaaatattctttaaatgaAGAGTTGAGAATTTGTCCCTTACTGAAAAATATTGCACATCACTGGCTTTTTTGGACATGTGCCCTAAAGTGTAAAAGTATCCAGTGCAGCCATGGATTTGATTGGACCTTTATAAGAGCCAGGATGATTGGACAGGAAAAAACCTAGCAGTCTGTACATAtacacccaaccccacccccagcccaaaACTCTATGACCATAAACGATACAACCTCAACTCTCCTTGAGATTTATTTTGGGTTCCCTCAGGATGGATGGGGAATCCAGGTAACTCTGTGAGCACACCTGtagaaataaaacatgttttgtccAATGAGATGCTCATCTCCATTCCTTCTGCTTATGTCAGCACTTTCTCCACCCATTATTATCacaagcaaaacacacacacaaacacacaaaatatattcaaCCTACAAATCAGATGCGTGAAATGAAGAATGCGAACCCATGTCTGCGTTCAGTTTAGTTCCAGCCATGTTATTTTATCCATTATATATCAATATGTACACATCACTCCTCTTAGTTTCACAATCAAAGTTCCCAccattctgttatttttttactttttattatcaGTGTTTGTCGATTCGTTTTT is a window from the Anguilla rostrata isolate EN2019 chromosome 14, ASM1855537v3, whole genome shotgun sequence genome containing:
- the LOC135239702 gene encoding myosin regulatory light chain 2, ventricular/cardiac muscle isoform-like gives rise to the protein MAPKNTKKKTAEGANSNVFTLFEQAQIQEFKEAFTIMDQNSDGFIDKNDLRDTFAALGRQNVKQEEIDMMLKDAPGPINFTVFLTMFGEKLKGADPEETILNAFKVFDPEGKGILKKEYIAQMLTTQAERFSAVEIEQMFTAFPPDVAGNLDYKNLVYIITHGEDNDQE